One window from the genome of Sphingomicrobium arenosum encodes:
- a CDS encoding TonB-dependent receptor, with protein MISLALLLAAQDAPIIVTGAPLDPDAPPAAVILDEDDAATLASGRAEELFTRLPGLATFRRADARSVHPTSQGLTLRGLGGNAASRVALSVDGVPQADPFGGWINFAAIDPVAIRRLSLTPGAAAQPGAVTGSIAIDTLARTPRTIRAAWGGGDSWDLSNAGHLKIGEGFLQTMSSFREDDGLIPIIAADRGPADRAAQSEQRASRWRFVHPVGGVEAQAGVAFFSDARDRGYDGSDNEARGLDLSLRLVEREGALPFELTGWWQDRTFETRFAALDDERATTRLVLDQYDVPATGLGVEGKVALGTVTLGAGWRRSEASVAERYFFVDGAPTRERNAGGSTSIVGASAGYAASAGAVDLDLTGRVDFWRIGEGYRRAFTLADDSSLEDSSFAARSGTQWSGRATASHDANSTTFFATAHRGWRLPTLNELYRPFRVGADATAANEALDPETSHGVDLGARYDEGAITLGATLFWQRLDQAITNVPLATGPGQFPGVGFVSGAGTYSQRLNVDGITSRGIELDAGWQDGSVDLRLLYGFADARLDASGDAAAFHGNRPVQAPRHSGSLTGGWSENGHRLALTARLDGARYDDLANTVALSAALSLDAYARLAAHEKVALELRAENLTDAEILSDIASDGSRERARGRTVWLGVVLTP; from the coding sequence ATGATCAGCCTCGCCCTCCTTCTCGCCGCGCAGGACGCGCCCATCATCGTCACCGGCGCGCCGCTCGACCCCGACGCGCCGCCCGCCGCCGTCATCCTCGACGAGGATGATGCCGCCACGTTGGCCAGCGGGCGCGCCGAGGAACTGTTCACCCGGCTGCCGGGCCTTGCCACCTTTCGCCGCGCCGATGCGCGCTCGGTCCATCCCACCAGCCAGGGCCTCACCCTGCGCGGGCTCGGCGGCAATGCGGCGAGCCGCGTCGCGCTCAGCGTGGACGGCGTGCCGCAAGCCGATCCCTTCGGCGGCTGGATCAACTTCGCTGCCATCGACCCCGTCGCCATCCGCCGCCTGTCGCTCACCCCCGGCGCGGCCGCGCAGCCCGGCGCGGTGACCGGCTCCATCGCGATCGACACGCTGGCGCGCACCCCGCGCACGATCCGTGCCGCCTGGGGCGGCGGCGACAGCTGGGACCTGTCCAACGCCGGGCATCTCAAGATCGGCGAAGGTTTCCTCCAGACCATGTCGAGCTTTCGCGAGGATGACGGGCTGATCCCGATCATCGCCGCGGATCGCGGCCCCGCCGACCGCGCCGCCCAGTCCGAACAGCGCGCCAGCCGCTGGCGCTTCGTCCACCCCGTCGGCGGCGTGGAAGCGCAGGCGGGCGTCGCTTTCTTCTCCGATGCGCGCGACCGCGGCTATGATGGCAGCGACAATGAGGCGCGCGGTCTCGATCTGTCGCTGCGCCTCGTCGAGCGCGAGGGCGCGCTGCCCTTCGAACTCACCGGCTGGTGGCAGGACCGCACCTTCGAGACGCGCTTCGCCGCCTTGGACGACGAGCGCGCCACCACGCGCCTCGTCCTCGACCAATATGACGTCCCCGCCACGGGCCTCGGCGTCGAAGGCAAGGTCGCTCTCGGCACCGTGACGCTCGGCGCAGGCTGGCGGCGCAGCGAGGCCAGCGTCGCCGAACGCTATTTCTTCGTCGACGGCGCCCCCACGCGCGAACGCAACGCAGGCGGGTCGACCAGCATCGTCGGTGCCTCGGCGGGCTATGCCGCGAGCGCGGGCGCGGTCGATCTCGACCTCACGGGGCGCGTGGATTTCTGGCGCATCGGCGAGGGATATCGCCGCGCCTTCACCCTCGCCGACGACAGCAGCCTCGAGGACAGCAGTTTCGCCGCCCGGTCGGGGACCCAATGGTCGGGCCGTGCCACCGCCAGCCATGACGCGAACTCGACAACTTTCTTCGCCACCGCGCATCGCGGCTGGCGCCTGCCGACGCTGAACGAACTCTATCGCCCGTTCCGCGTCGGGGCCGATGCGACCGCCGCCAACGAGGCGCTCGACCCCGAAACGAGCCACGGCGTCGACCTCGGCGCGCGTTACGACGAAGGCGCGATCACGCTCGGCGCGACGCTCTTCTGGCAGCGGCTCGATCAGGCGATCACCAACGTCCCCCTCGCCACCGGGCCGGGCCAGTTTCCCGGCGTCGGTTTCGTGTCGGGCGCGGGCACCTATTCGCAGCGTTTGAACGTGGATGGCATCACCAGCCGCGGGATCGAACTGGATGCGGGCTGGCAGGATGGCAGCGTCGATTTACGCCTTCTCTACGGTTTCGCCGACGCCCGGCTCGACGCCTCGGGCGATGCCGCCGCCTTCCATGGCAACCGCCCCGTCCAGGCGCCGCGCCATTCGGGCAGCCTGACCGGCGGCTGGAGCGAGAACGGCCACCGCCTCGCCCTTACCGCCCGCCTCGACGGTGCGCGCTATGACGATCTGGCCAATACGGTCGCGCTCTCCGCCGCCCTCAGCCTCGATGCCTATGCCCGCCTCGCCGCGCACGAGAAGGTCGCGCTCGAACTGCGTGCCGAGAATCTCACCGATGCGGAGATCTTGAGCGACATCGCCAGCGACGGGTCGCGCGAACGCGCCCGCGGCCGAACCGTCTGGCTGGGGGTGGTGCTGACGCCCTGA
- the ygfZ gene encoding CAF17-like 4Fe-4S cluster assembly/insertion protein YgfZ: MPATTLTDRTLLRLSGDDPHGFLDKLVTNRIAPEGPSWSGLLTPQGKAIADFFTWVDGEDVLIDVAADEADALAKRLAMYRLRRKIDIALDDSLAVHWSASGEEGHADPRHPAMGRRWLAPASEPASGYVEHRLRLNICEGHGELGDLLWLECNAAELHGVAFDKGCFVGQENTARMNWRAKINRRLFIVQGEHDKARISYPNLGLSVVHARIDNVPEGALLPDWLKDALAK; this comes from the coding sequence ATGCCCGCAACCACCCTGACCGACCGCACGCTCCTCCGCCTCTCGGGCGATGATCCGCACGGCTTCCTCGACAAGCTCGTCACCAACCGCATCGCCCCCGAAGGTCCGAGCTGGTCGGGCCTTCTCACCCCGCAGGGCAAGGCCATCGCCGACTTCTTCACATGGGTCGACGGCGAAGACGTGCTCATCGACGTCGCCGCCGACGAGGCCGACGCGCTTGCCAAGCGCCTCGCCATGTATCGCCTGCGCCGCAAGATCGACATCGCGCTGGACGACAGCCTCGCCGTGCATTGGAGCGCGTCGGGCGAGGAGGGCCATGCCGACCCGCGCCATCCGGCCATGGGCCGCCGCTGGCTCGCGCCCGCGAGCGAACCCGCTAGCGGCTATGTCGAGCATCGCCTGCGCCTCAACATCTGCGAGGGCCATGGCGAATTGGGCGACCTCCTCTGGCTCGAATGCAATGCCGCCGAATTGCACGGCGTCGCCTTCGACAAGGGTTGTTTCGTGGGCCAGGAAAATACCGCGCGGATGAACTGGCGCGCCAAGATCAACCGCCGCCTGTTCATCGTCCAGGGCGAGCATGACAAGGCGCGCATTTCCTATCCGAACCTTGGCCTCTCGGTCGTCCACGCCCGCATCGACAATGTCCCCGAGGGTGCGCTCCTCCCCGATTGGCTCAAGGACGCGCTCGCAAAATGA
- a CDS encoding rhodanese-like domain-containing protein, translating to MTLWRLAPACLLLAACGEGEGAGEAPAIAEAQIAAPVVALSAAQAAAMLEAPEPPTFIDVRTPEEWAEGHVAGARLMPLADFDPAALDGENVVLYCRSGRRSLEAATMLAEHRGETVAHMDGGFIAWDEAGFPTEIPTS from the coding sequence ATGACCTTGTGGCGCCTCGCTCCTGCCTGCCTTCTCCTCGCCGCCTGCGGTGAAGGGGAGGGGGCGGGCGAGGCGCCCGCCATCGCCGAAGCGCAGATCGCGGCCCCGGTCGTCGCCCTGTCGGCGGCCCAAGCCGCGGCCATGCTGGAGGCCCCCGAGCCGCCGACCTTCATCGACGTGCGCACGCCAGAGGAATGGGCCGAGGGTCATGTCGCGGGCGCGCGGCTCATGCCGCTCGCGGACTTCGATCCGGCCGCGCTCGATGGCGAGAATGTCGTGCTCTACTGTCGCTCGGGCCGTCGCTCGCTCGAGGCCGCGACCATGCTGGCCGAGCATCGCGGCGAGACGGTCGCGCATATGGACGGCGGCTTCATCGCTTGGGACGAAGCGGGCTTTCCCACCGAGATCCCGACCTCCTGA
- the acnA gene encoding aconitate hydratase AcnA has translation MTATGQDSLNSRSTLTVDGQTFHYYSLEKAAETVGDVSRLPFSMKVLLENMLRFEDGKTVTTEDVQAIADWQKDQRIDREIQYRPARVLMQDFTGVPAVVDLAAMRDGIKALGGDPQKINPQVPVHLVIDHSVMVDEFGTPMAFEQNVAREYERNKERYEFLKWGSQAFDNFKVVPPGTGICHQVNLEYIARAVWSSQDAEGNTIAYPDTLVGTDSHTTMVNGLGVLGWGVGGIEAEAAMLGQPISMLVPEVVGFRLDGKLSEGVTATDLVLVIVQMLREKGVVGRFVEFYGPGLDNLSLADRATIANMAPEYGATCGFFPIDQRTMDYMELSGRGDQIGLIKAYAQAQGMWRDASTPDPVFTDTLSLDMASVEPSLAGPKRPQDRVALSAMASEFQKLLDTQYDGGQKGKDVAVEGEDYGITDGDVVIAAITSCTNTSNPDVMIAAGLVAKKARALGLTRKPWVKTSLAPGSQVVTDYLDKAGLSDDLDAIGFDLVGYGCTTCIGNSGPLPAPVSKAIHDNNLVACSVLSGNRNFEGRVSPDVRANYLASPPLVVAYAILGNTREDITTCVIGKDKDGNDVYLKDIWPSNEEVRALVDANVNADMFRSRYADVYKGDDRWQAIEVSGGATYDWPAQSTYIQNPPYFQGMGMEPEATSDIENARPLAIFGDSITTDHISPAGAIKLDSPAGAYLQKHGVERAEFNSYGARRGNHEVMMRGTFANIRIKNQMLDDVEGGYTKGPSGEVEPMYDAAMEYMAKGTPLIVLAGKEYGTGSSRDWAAKGTILQGVRAVIAESFERIHRSNLVGMGVLPLQFLDGEGAKSFGFDGSETFSISGLADLEPRQDVKVTATRANGEMVEFTAKCRIDTYNELEYFRNSGILHYVLRNLAA, from the coding sequence ATGACCGCCACCGGCCAGGACAGCCTGAACAGCCGCTCGACCCTTACCGTCGACGGGCAGACCTTCCATTATTACAGCCTCGAAAAGGCCGCCGAGACCGTTGGCGACGTCTCGCGCCTGCCCTTCTCGATGAAGGTGCTGCTCGAGAACATGCTCCGCTTCGAAGATGGCAAGACGGTCACGACCGAGGACGTCCAGGCGATCGCCGACTGGCAGAAGGATCAGCGCATCGACCGCGAGATCCAGTATCGCCCCGCGCGCGTGCTGATGCAGGATTTCACCGGCGTTCCCGCCGTGGTCGACCTCGCCGCGATGCGCGACGGCATCAAGGCGCTTGGCGGCGATCCGCAGAAGATCAATCCGCAGGTCCCCGTTCACCTCGTCATCGACCATAGCGTGATGGTCGACGAGTTCGGCACGCCGATGGCGTTCGAACAGAATGTCGCGCGCGAATATGAGCGCAACAAGGAGCGCTACGAATTCCTCAAATGGGGCAGCCAGGCGTTCGACAATTTCAAGGTGGTGCCGCCGGGCACCGGCATCTGCCACCAGGTGAACCTCGAATATATCGCTCGCGCCGTCTGGTCGTCGCAGGATGCCGAGGGCAACACGATCGCCTATCCCGACACGCTGGTCGGCACCGACAGCCACACGACGATGGTCAACGGCCTCGGCGTGCTCGGCTGGGGCGTCGGCGGGATCGAGGCCGAAGCCGCCATGCTCGGCCAGCCGATCTCGATGCTGGTGCCCGAAGTCGTCGGCTTCCGTCTCGACGGCAAGCTGTCGGAGGGCGTCACCGCGACCGACCTCGTGCTCGTCATTGTCCAGATGCTGCGCGAAAAGGGCGTCGTCGGCCGCTTCGTCGAATTTTACGGCCCCGGCCTCGACAACCTCTCGCTCGCCGACCGCGCGACCATCGCCAACATGGCGCCCGAATATGGCGCGACCTGCGGCTTCTTCCCGATCGACCAGCGTACCATGGACTATATGGAGCTGTCGGGCCGCGGCGACCAGATCGGTCTCATCAAGGCCTATGCGCAGGCACAGGGCATGTGGCGCGATGCCTCGACGCCCGACCCCGTCTTCACCGACACGCTCAGCCTCGACATGGCGAGCGTCGAACCGAGCCTCGCCGGCCCCAAGCGCCCGCAGGACCGCGTGGCGCTTTCGGCGATGGCGTCCGAATTCCAGAAGCTGCTCGACACGCAATATGACGGTGGCCAGAAGGGCAAGGACGTCGCGGTCGAGGGCGAGGATTATGGCATCACCGACGGCGATGTCGTGATCGCCGCCATCACCAGCTGCACCAACACGTCGAACCCCGACGTGATGATCGCCGCGGGCCTCGTCGCCAAGAAAGCGCGCGCGCTCGGCCTCACCCGCAAGCCGTGGGTCAAGACCAGCCTCGCCCCCGGCAGCCAGGTCGTCACCGACTATCTCGACAAGGCCGGCCTGTCGGACGATCTCGACGCCATCGGCTTCGACCTCGTCGGCTATGGCTGCACCACCTGCATCGGCAATTCAGGGCCCCTGCCCGCGCCGGTGTCGAAGGCGATCCACGACAATAATCTCGTCGCCTGTTCGGTGCTGTCGGGCAACCGCAACTTCGAGGGCCGCGTGTCGCCCGACGTGCGCGCCAACTATCTCGCCAGCCCGCCGCTGGTCGTCGCTTATGCGATCCTCGGCAACACCCGCGAGGACATCACCACCTGCGTGATCGGCAAGGACAAGGACGGTAACGACGTCTACTTGAAGGACATCTGGCCCTCGAACGAGGAAGTCCGCGCGCTGGTCGATGCCAACGTCAACGCCGACATGTTCCGCTCGCGCTATGCCGACGTCTACAAGGGCGATGATCGCTGGCAGGCCATCGAGGTCTCGGGCGGCGCCACCTATGACTGGCCCGCGCAGTCGACCTACATCCAGAACCCGCCCTACTTCCAGGGCATGGGCATGGAGCCCGAGGCGACGAGCGACATCGAGAATGCGCGTCCGCTCGCCATCTTCGGCGACTCGATCACCACCGACCACATCTCGCCCGCCGGCGCGATCAAGCTCGACAGCCCCGCGGGCGCCTATCTCCAGAAGCACGGCGTCGAACGCGCCGAATTCAACAGCTATGGCGCGCGGCGCGGCAACCACGAGGTCATGATGCGCGGCACCTTTGCCAACATCCGCATCAAGAACCAGATGCTCGACGATGTCGAAGGCGGCTACACCAAGGGCCCGTCGGGCGAGGTCGAGCCGATGTACGATGCGGCGATGGAATATATGGCCAAGGGCACGCCGCTGATCGTGCTCGCGGGCAAGGAATATGGCACGGGTTCGAGCCGTGACTGGGCCGCCAAGGGCACCATCCTCCAGGGCGTGCGCGCGGTCATCGCCGAGAGCTTCGAGCGTATCCACCGCTCGAACCTCGTCGGCATGGGCGTGCTGCCCCTGCAGTTCCTCGACGGCGAAGGCGCCAAGAGCTTCGGCTTCGATGGGTCGGAGACCTTCTCCATCTCGGGCCTCGCCGATCTCGAGCCGCGCCAGGACGTGAAGGTCACCGCGACCCGCGCCAATGGCGAGATGGTCGAATTCACCGCCAAGTGCCGGATCGATACCTATAACGAGCTCGAATATTTCAGGAATTCGGGCATCCTGCACTACGTCCTGCGCAACCTCGCGGCGTAA
- the pyrC gene encoding dihydroorotase, which produces MVETITIRRPDDWHLHLRDGAMMEAVLPYTARQFARAIVMPNLSPPVTTAKAAAAYRDRINAALPGGMDFTPLMTAYLTDDSDPEDMAAGFADGIWVAAKLYPAGATTNSASGVTDIRKIDAVVAKMEEIGMPLLAHGEVTQDHVDIFDREARFIDEVAVPLLKRHPALKFVFEHITTRDAAQFVADGSDRIAATITPQHLQINRNAIFKGGINPHAYCLPIAKREEHRLAVRAAATGGSGKFFLGTDSAPHAKSAKESACGCAGIFNAPHAIEAYAEVFEEEGALGRLEAFASLDGPRFYGIVPNEERVTLEKVEVEVPAEIDDGTEPLVPYRAGTMMRWRLASA; this is translated from the coding sequence ATGGTTGAAACGATCACCATTCGCCGCCCCGACGATTGGCACCTGCACCTTCGGGACGGCGCGATGATGGAAGCCGTGCTGCCCTATACGGCGCGCCAATTCGCGCGCGCGATCGTCATGCCCAACCTGTCGCCTCCGGTGACCACCGCGAAAGCGGCGGCGGCCTATCGCGACCGCATCAACGCCGCGCTGCCGGGCGGGATGGACTTCACCCCGCTCATGACCGCCTATCTCACCGATGACAGCGATCCCGAGGATATGGCGGCGGGCTTTGCCGACGGCATCTGGGTCGCGGCGAAACTCTATCCCGCCGGCGCGACGACCAATTCGGCGTCGGGCGTGACCGATATCCGCAAGATCGACGCCGTGGTGGCGAAGATGGAAGAAATCGGCATGCCGCTGCTCGCCCATGGCGAAGTGACGCAGGACCATGTCGACATCTTCGACCGCGAGGCGCGCTTCATCGACGAGGTGGCGGTGCCGCTCTTGAAGCGTCACCCGGCGCTCAAGTTCGTGTTCGAACATATCACCACGCGCGATGCGGCGCAGTTCGTCGCCGATGGTTCGGACCGGATCGCGGCGACGATCACGCCGCAGCATCTCCAGATCAACCGCAACGCCATCTTCAAGGGCGGCATCAACCCGCACGCCTATTGCCTGCCCATCGCCAAGCGCGAGGAGCATCGCCTCGCGGTGCGCGCGGCGGCGACGGGGGGCTCGGGCAAATTCTTCCTCGGCACCGATTCGGCGCCGCATGCCAAAAGCGCCAAGGAAAGCGCCTGCGGCTGCGCCGGCATCTTCAACGCGCCTCATGCGATCGAAGCCTATGCCGAGGTGTTCGAGGAGGAAGGCGCGCTGGGTCGGCTCGAAGCCTTCGCCAGCCTCGATGGCCCGCGCTTCTACGGCATTGTGCCCAACGAGGAGCGCGTGACGCTGGAGAAGGTGGAGGTCGAGGTGCCCGCCGAAATCGACGATGGCACCGAACCGCTGGTGCCCTATCGGGCGGGCACAATGATGCGCTGGCGGCTGGCGTCAGCCTAG
- a CDS encoding Crp/Fnr family transcriptional regulator, with translation MPYSPPPGSPEATPSTGNALLDMMPREQRDALEGAGETITLGTGEVLFDSGRNIERTYFPMQPMMVSLLVEVDDHRRVEVATIGQEGAIGGIVSCGDLPAYTRAEVQVAGRVLAVGMEAVEKVKRDSLVIRDLFCRYADALLAQIMQSVACNAFHPIEARAARWLLTAQDRAGDKLALTQSALAALLGVQRTSVNAVARQLQDEGLIQYRRGIVSVTDREELEHRACECYKSVKRHFDKVLGSADANWIDNCSR, from the coding sequence ATGCCCTATTCGCCCCCGCCCGGAAGCCCGGAGGCCACGCCATCGACTGGCAATGCGTTGCTCGACATGATGCCGCGCGAACAGCGCGACGCGCTCGAGGGGGCAGGCGAGACAATCACGCTGGGCACGGGAGAAGTGCTGTTCGACAGCGGTCGCAACATCGAGCGGACCTATTTCCCGATGCAGCCGATGATGGTGTCGCTGCTCGTCGAGGTGGACGACCACCGCCGCGTCGAGGTCGCGACCATCGGCCAGGAAGGCGCCATCGGCGGGATCGTCAGTTGCGGCGACCTGCCCGCCTATACGCGTGCCGAGGTGCAGGTCGCAGGCCGCGTCCTCGCGGTGGGGATGGAGGCGGTGGAAAAGGTCAAGCGCGACAGCCTCGTCATCCGCGACCTCTTCTGCCGCTATGCCGACGCGCTGCTCGCCCAGATCATGCAGTCGGTGGCGTGCAACGCCTTCCACCCGATCGAGGCGAGGGCGGCGCGCTGGCTGCTGACGGCGCAGGACCGTGCCGGCGACAAACTGGCGCTGACCCAATCAGCGCTCGCCGCGCTGCTGGGGGTTCAGCGAACCAGCGTCAACGCGGTCGCGCGCCAGCTGCAGGACGAGGGATTGATCCAGTATCGCCGTGGCATCGTCAGCGTGACCGACCGCGAGGAACTCGAGCATCGCGCCTGCGAATGCTACAAGTCGGTCAAGCGGCACTTCGACAAGGTGCTGGGCAGCGCCGACGCCAACTGGATCGACAATTGCAGCCGCTAG
- a CDS encoding PAS domain-containing protein, protein MSGLPRGLMDYMEQSTLSLSAAPVAVEDHPLAGVNEAFCKLVGYPREKVLGQNCRFLQGDRREQPGLAKLRTFLAGKGRGQCRVNLLNYRAEGAPFVNMLTLSRICDTDGNDCFLFASQFDIGAASEDEAERFDAHYRSATDKVRAALDPHEMMLVGSVAALANAASAIAEARMLVEHIDNGTRLY, encoded by the coding sequence ATGTCCGGACTGCCGCGTGGCCTGATGGATTATATGGAGCAATCGACCTTGTCGCTGTCGGCGGCACCGGTGGCGGTCGAGGATCACCCGCTGGCGGGCGTCAACGAGGCCTTCTGCAAGCTCGTCGGCTATCCCCGCGAGAAAGTGTTGGGCCAGAACTGCCGCTTTCTCCAGGGCGACCGGCGCGAGCAGCCGGGGCTGGCCAAGCTTCGCACCTTCCTTGCGGGCAAGGGGCGCGGGCAGTGCCGGGTCAACCTCCTCAACTATCGCGCCGAGGGCGCGCCCTTCGTCAACATGCTGACCCTGAGCCGCATCTGCGATACCGATGGCAACGACTGCTTCCTGTTCGCCAGCCAGTTCGACATCGGCGCGGCGAGCGAGGACGAGGCCGAGCGCTTCGATGCCCACTACCGCAGCGCGACCGACAAGGTGCGCGCGGCGCTCGATCCGCACGAGATGATGCTGGTCGGCAGCGTCGCGGCGCTCGCCAATGCGGCCAGCGCGATCGCCGAGGCGAGGATGCTGGTCGAGCATATCGACAATGGCACGCGGCTTTACTGA